The following proteins are encoded in a genomic region of alpha proteobacterium U9-1i:
- a CDS encoding Na+/H+ antiporter NhaA type, whose product MTSGRTHTPWWERDTTPGYLLLAATITSFLLLNGPLGEGFHHLLQDQIAGLAVGLGAGRHPVNLHLVINDGLMVIFFLFVGLELKRETIEGPFKNPREAGLPLAGAVGGMAAPALIYLAIAGHDPDYSRGWAIPAATDIAFAVGVLSLLGSRVPAGLRLFLLALAIIDDLGAIVVIALFYSSHLVGWALGGAVVTFVAMLLLNRSGVTALWLYWLLGLALWGFMLLSGVHATIAGVLTALAIPMRAKDGRSPLIAAEHALKPWVQLGIMPIFALANAGVVLAGAGFDAVLHPVALGAALGLILGKPIGITLATLAAGALLRQRLPASLPQFVGLACVAGIGFTMSLFIGNLAFGAGELATPVRFGVLGGSLISALLGVALLTLTTNAGHRGHAALERDEDAAEAAGVIEAVEPPPPAPKR is encoded by the coding sequence ATGACCAGCGGGCGCACGCACACACCATGGTGGGAACGGGACACCACCCCGGGATATCTGCTGCTAGCGGCGACGATCACGTCCTTCCTGCTGCTGAACGGCCCGCTCGGCGAAGGCTTCCACCACCTGCTCCAAGACCAAATCGCCGGCCTCGCCGTGGGCCTTGGCGCAGGCCGTCATCCGGTCAACCTGCACCTCGTCATCAATGATGGCCTGATGGTGATCTTCTTCCTTTTCGTAGGGCTCGAACTGAAGCGCGAGACGATCGAAGGCCCGTTCAAGAACCCACGCGAAGCTGGGTTGCCATTGGCGGGCGCTGTCGGCGGCATGGCCGCGCCCGCTTTGATCTACCTTGCCATCGCCGGACACGATCCGGACTATTCGCGCGGCTGGGCGATCCCGGCGGCCACCGACATCGCGTTCGCGGTAGGCGTGCTGTCGCTGCTTGGCTCACGCGTGCCGGCGGGCTTGCGGCTGTTTCTCTTGGCGCTGGCGATCATTGACGACCTGGGCGCCATCGTCGTGATCGCCCTCTTCTACTCATCGCATCTCGTCGGTTGGGCGCTCGGCGGCGCAGTGGTGACGTTTGTGGCGATGCTCCTGCTCAACCGCAGCGGCGTCACCGCGCTCTGGCTCTATTGGCTGTTGGGGCTCGCGCTGTGGGGCTTCATGCTGCTCTCTGGCGTCCACGCCACCATCGCCGGCGTGCTCACCGCGCTCGCCATACCGATGCGCGCGAAGGACGGGCGCTCACCTTTGATTGCCGCTGAGCACGCGCTGAAGCCGTGGGTGCAACTCGGCATTATGCCGATCTTCGCGCTGGCCAATGCAGGCGTCGTTCTGGCGGGCGCAGGATTTGACGCGGTTTTGCATCCGGTCGCACTGGGCGCCGCGCTTGGGCTCATCCTCGGCAAGCCGATCGGCATCACACTGGCCACATTGGCGGCAGGCGCTCTGCTGCGGCAGCGTTTGCCGGCGAGCCTGCCGCAATTCGTCGGCCTCGCCTGCGTGGCCGGCATCGGCTTCACCATGAGCCTCTTCATCGGCAACCTGGCGTTCGGCGCCGGCGAGTTGGCGACGCCTGTGCGCTTCGGCGTTTTGGGTGGATCGCTGATCTCGGCTTTGCTGGGGGTGGCGCTGCTTACGCTCACCACCAATGCCGGCCATCGCGGCCACGCGGCGCTCGAGCGGGACGAGGACGCCGCCGAAGCCGCGGGGGTGATTGAGGCCGTGGAGCCACCGCCGCCGGCCCCGAAACGATAA
- a CDS encoding putative lipase — protein MGAWTRIVALACALVLQAACGAEAERASTVPPPLETPAPSGANGVGRADLVLGDDAQRVGLVAYYPIAQGASAPSAASQMSEPHIANLTSRFGADASWQLAAGRGYALADAPIAEGRWPVIVFAPGWRLAAHDYRALLEDLASRGFVVLAIAESPEAPSPPYAQTAAAINAVVGDARALAESGEGLGRGMDGARIAAMGHSVGGAAAALAASENETIGAVVNLDGDFGGESEHALVRRPILYLTGSDAREPERTHERRARTWARVSGNAPRSEALQASALRHLDFLDASLIRDAIPADRRENRFGDLPPHRGIVLASTLSAAFFDETLRARPGAFETALRVTPEVARAATVAVGG, from the coding sequence ATGGGCGCGTGGACCCGGATCGTTGCGCTAGCATGTGCGTTGGTGTTGCAGGCCGCCTGCGGCGCCGAGGCCGAGCGCGCGTCGACGGTGCCGCCGCCGCTTGAGACGCCCGCGCCGAGCGGCGCGAATGGCGTCGGTCGCGCTGACCTCGTACTTGGCGATGACGCTCAGCGCGTCGGGCTCGTCGCGTACTATCCTATTGCTCAAGGCGCATCCGCGCCGTCGGCGGCGTCGCAGATGAGCGAGCCCCACATCGCCAACCTCACTTCCCGCTTCGGCGCCGACGCCTCGTGGCAATTGGCAGCGGGGCGCGGTTACGCGTTGGCCGATGCGCCGATCGCAGAAGGACGTTGGCCGGTGATCGTGTTCGCGCCGGGATGGCGGCTCGCCGCGCACGATTATCGCGCATTGCTGGAGGATCTCGCGAGCCGCGGCTTTGTGGTGCTCGCGATCGCTGAATCCCCCGAGGCGCCGAGCCCGCCTTATGCGCAGACCGCCGCCGCGATCAACGCGGTCGTGGGCGATGCGCGGGCGCTGGCGGAGAGCGGCGAAGGCTTAGGGCGCGGCATGGACGGCGCGCGCATCGCCGCCATGGGGCATTCCGTCGGCGGGGCCGCTGCAGCACTTGCGGCCAGCGAGAACGAAACGATCGGCGCTGTCGTCAATCTCGACGGCGATTTTGGCGGCGAGTCCGAGCATGCGTTGGTGCGGCGGCCGATCCTCTATCTCACCGGCTCCGATGCCAGAGAGCCTGAGCGCACGCATGAGCGGCGCGCCCGCACGTGGGCGCGCGTCAGCGGCAACGCCCCGCGTTCGGAGGCTTTGCAAGCAAGCGCGTTGCGCCATCTGGATTTTCTCGACGCGTCCTTGATCCGCGACGCAATTCCGGCAGACCGGCGTGAAAATCGTTTCGGCGATCTGCCGCCGCATCGGGGCATCGTGCTCGCCTCGACCTTGAGCGCAGCGTTCTTCGACGAAACCCTTCGCGCCCGCCCCGGTGCATTTGAAACGGCATTGCGCGTAACGCCAGAAGTCGCGCGTGCCGCAACCGTGGCGGTGGGGGGGTAG
- a CDS encoding heat shock protein 60 family chaperone GroEL has product MAAKIVNFGADARERMLAGVDILANAVKVTLGPKGRNVVIEKSFGAPRTTKDGVTVAKEIELEDKFMNMGAQLIREVASKTNDEAGDGTTTATVLAQAIVREGMKAVASGRNPMDLRRGVDKAVTAIVEDLKKRAKKVGGSEEIAQVGTISANGDTDIGKFLADAMAKVGNDGVITVEEAKSLDTELEVVEGMMFDRGYLSPYFITNADKMEATLEDPLILLFEKKLSSLQAMLPVLEAVVQSQRPLLIIAEDVEGEALATLVVNKLRGGLKVVAVKAPGFGDRRKAMLEDIAVLTGGQVISEDLGIKLENVTLDMLGKAKKVVVKKDDTTIVDGSGPKKDIEARIGQIRKQIEDTTSDYDKEKLQERLAKLAGGVAVIKVGGATEVEVKERKDRVDDALNATRAAVEEGIVPGGGVALLRAAFKLSIKGDNEDQNIGINIIRKALEAPIRQIVENAGVEGSIVVGKLRESKDENFGFNAQTEEYVDMLKAGIIDPVKVVRTALQDAASVAGLIITTEATIAEAPKKEAGGGGMPGGGMGGMGGMDF; this is encoded by the coding sequence ATGGCTGCTAAGATCGTCAATTTCGGCGCCGATGCGCGCGAGCGGATGCTCGCGGGCGTCGACATTCTCGCCAACGCCGTAAAAGTCACGCTCGGCCCGAAAGGCCGCAACGTCGTGATCGAAAAGTCCTTCGGCGCCCCGCGCACCACCAAGGACGGCGTCACCGTCGCGAAGGAAATCGAACTCGAAGACAAGTTCATGAACATGGGCGCCCAGCTCATTCGTGAAGTTGCCTCCAAAACCAACGACGAAGCCGGCGACGGCACCACCACCGCCACGGTTCTCGCTCAAGCCATCGTTCGCGAAGGCATGAAGGCTGTTGCGTCGGGTCGCAATCCGATGGATCTGCGCCGCGGCGTAGACAAGGCCGTGACCGCCATCGTCGAAGACCTGAAGAAGCGCGCCAAGAAGGTCGGCGGCTCGGAAGAGATCGCCCAAGTCGGCACCATCTCCGCCAACGGCGACACCGACATCGGCAAGTTCCTGGCCGACGCGATGGCGAAGGTCGGCAATGACGGCGTCATCACGGTTGAAGAAGCCAAAAGCCTCGATACCGAACTTGAAGTCGTCGAAGGCATGATGTTCGACCGCGGCTATCTCTCTCCGTACTTCATCACCAACGCTGACAAGATGGAAGCGACGCTCGAAGACCCGCTGATCCTGCTGTTCGAGAAGAAGCTCTCTTCGCTGCAAGCCATGCTGCCGGTTCTCGAAGCGGTGGTGCAAAGCCAACGTCCGCTGCTGATCATCGCTGAAGACGTCGAAGGCGAAGCTCTTGCCACGCTCGTCGTCAACAAGCTGCGCGGCGGCCTCAAGGTCGTCGCCGTCAAGGCGCCGGGCTTCGGCGATCGCCGCAAGGCCATGCTGGAAGACATCGCTGTCCTCACGGGCGGCCAAGTCATCAGCGAAGACCTCGGCATCAAGCTCGAGAACGTCACGCTCGACATGCTCGGCAAGGCCAAGAAGGTCGTGGTGAAGAAGGACGACACCACCATCGTCGACGGCTCGGGTCCGAAGAAGGACATCGAGGCCCGCATCGGCCAAATTCGCAAGCAGATCGAAGACACGACGTCCGACTACGACAAGGAAAAGCTGCAAGAACGTCTGGCGAAGCTCGCCGGCGGCGTTGCGGTGATCAAGGTCGGCGGCGCGACGGAAGTCGAAGTGAAGGAACGCAAGGATCGCGTTGATGACGCGCTGAACGCCACCCGCGCCGCGGTGGAAGAAGGCATCGTCCCGGGCGGCGGCGTGGCGCTGCTGCGCGCGGCGTTCAAGCTCTCCATCAAGGGCGACAACGAAGACCAGAACATCGGCATCAACATCATCCGCAAGGCGCTCGAAGCGCCGATCCGGCAGATCGTTGAGAACGCCGGCGTCGAAGGCTCGATCGTGGTCGGCAAGCTGCGTGAATCGAAGGACGAAAACTTCGGCTTCAACGCGCAAACCGAAGAGTACGTCGACATGCTGAAGGCCGGCATCATCGATCCGGTGAAGGTGGTCCGCACGGCGCTGCAAGACGCAGCCTCGGTCGCCGGCCTCATCATCACCACGGAAGCGACGATCGCCGAAGCCCCGAAGAAGGAAGCTGGCGGCGGCGGCATGCCAGGCGGCGGCATGGGCGGCATGGGCGGTATGGATTTCTGA
- a CDS encoding heat shock protein 60 family co-chaperone GroES, with translation MANFRPLHDRVVVKRVKEEEKTKGGIIIPETAQEKPQEGEIVAVGPGARDEDGERIEMDVEVGDRILFGKWSGTEVKIDGEDLLIMKESDIMGVIETKKSKKEKAA, from the coding sequence GTGGCCAATTTTCGTCCATTGCACGACCGCGTCGTCGTGAAGCGCGTCAAGGAAGAAGAAAAGACCAAGGGCGGGATCATCATCCCCGAGACCGCTCAAGAGAAGCCGCAAGAAGGCGAGATCGTCGCCGTCGGCCCGGGCGCACGCGATGAAGACGGCGAGCGCATCGAGATGGACGTCGAAGTCGGCGACCGCATCCTGTTCGGCAAATGGTCGGGCACGGAAGTGAAGATCGACGGCGAGGATCTCCTGATCATGAAGGAGTCCGACATCATGGGCGTCATCGAAACCAAGAAGTCGAAGAAGGAAAAGGCCGCCTGA
- a CDS encoding rRNA methylases, translating into MAAVAALSLSAAMAPAAYAQREDRGGRAERGERGGDRGDRGRRGDGGGERQWRGNQGGGDGDQRPQREWRGAQGGGEAQQQARRGPPEGGGERQRQWQGNQGGGGGDGQRQREWRGRDRGDGQLAGGPQGGGEQRQWRGGEGQRGDGQRGDGQRRREWNGEGQQRQWAGQRPGGDDGRRGDAQRGDGGQRQWQGGDGQRQREWRGNEDRRGDGQRRDWANDNNRGRDGRDWNNNDGRRDGDWNRGGRGGDGRSWDRGGRDQRGGRDWGRDGRRDWADNDHHRRDWDRGRHDARYRPYWNTHRDFHRPRYNDWRGVRHGYYFDYGYASIVRGYYGRDYYWWSYDGWRRPYRRWSVGYVIPSWLWWEPVPWDLYYRLPPAPYGCRYVYADGDVLLVAIATGIILDALLYY; encoded by the coding sequence ATGGCGGCGGTGGCCGCTTTGAGTTTGTCGGCGGCGATGGCGCCGGCAGCTTATGCGCAGAGAGAAGATCGCGGCGGGCGCGCCGAACGCGGTGAGCGTGGCGGCGATCGCGGAGATCGCGGGCGGCGCGGCGACGGCGGCGGCGAACGCCAGTGGCGCGGCAATCAAGGCGGCGGCGACGGCGACCAGCGTCCGCAGCGCGAGTGGCGCGGCGCTCAGGGCGGCGGCGAAGCGCAGCAGCAAGCGCGGCGCGGACCTCCGGAAGGCGGCGGCGAACGCCAACGTCAATGGCAAGGCAACCAAGGCGGCGGTGGTGGCGATGGCCAACGCCAGCGTGAGTGGCGCGGACGCGATCGTGGCGACGGACAGCTTGCCGGCGGTCCACAGGGCGGCGGCGAGCAGCGCCAATGGCGTGGCGGCGAAGGTCAGCGTGGAGACGGCCAACGCGGCGACGGGCAGCGTCGTCGCGAATGGAATGGCGAAGGCCAGCAACGCCAATGGGCTGGCCAGCGCCCCGGTGGCGACGATGGGCGTCGCGGCGATGCGCAGCGCGGCGATGGCGGTCAACGCCAATGGCAAGGCGGTGATGGTCAACGCCAGCGCGAATGGCGCGGCAACGAGGATCGTCGCGGTGATGGTCAGCGGCGCGATTGGGCCAACGACAACAATCGCGGTCGCGATGGGCGCGACTGGAACAACAACGACGGCCGACGCGACGGCGATTGGAATCGCGGCGGACGCGGCGGAGACGGCCGCAGCTGGGATCGCGGCGGCCGCGATCAGCGCGGCGGACGCGATTGGGGCCGCGATGGCCGGCGCGACTGGGCTGACAACGACCACCATCGCCGTGATTGGGATCGCGGGCGTCACGACGCGCGCTATCGTCCGTACTGGAACACGCACCGCGACTTCCATCGCCCGCGCTACAATGACTGGCGCGGCGTCCGGCACGGCTATTACTTCGATTACGGCTACGCCAGCATCGTTCGAGGCTATTACGGGCGCGACTATTATTGGTGGAGCTATGACGGTTGGCGGCGTCCCTACCGGCGCTGGTCCGTTGGCTACGTAATTCCGAGCTGGCTCTGGTGGGAGCCGGTGCCGTGGGATCTCTATTATCGCCTGCCGCCTGCCCCGTACGGCTGCCGCTACGTGTACGCGGACGGCGACGTGCTGCTCGTGGCGATCGCCACAGGCATCATTCTGGATGCGCTGCTCTACTACTAA
- a CDS encoding transcriptional regulator of TetR family, which yields MPENGPAEARVTDRGSARRHAFLCAAREEFLARGYEAANVNEVVRQAGGSLATLYAQFGNKEGLFHAVMEDQHARFVADFLTEDADHLSLEEGLEVVGLQVLKAFLKRDNLAFYRITIGEGAKFPHLLQRYISAGALTVRGAISSYLTNRPAKDGRLVSAPEVSASFFLELIRSRHHYRALADPEYAPTDDELRAHVKATARVLLNGILAA from the coding sequence TTGCCTGAAAACGGGCCTGCAGAGGCGCGCGTAACGGATCGTGGGTCCGCTCGGCGTCACGCCTTCCTTTGCGCCGCTCGTGAAGAGTTTCTGGCGCGCGGCTACGAAGCAGCCAACGTCAACGAGGTCGTGCGCCAAGCGGGCGGCTCCTTGGCCACGCTCTACGCCCAGTTCGGGAATAAAGAGGGTCTCTTCCACGCGGTTATGGAGGATCAGCACGCGCGCTTCGTCGCCGATTTTCTGACTGAGGACGCAGACCACCTGTCGCTTGAAGAGGGCCTCGAAGTGGTTGGCCTCCAGGTGCTCAAAGCCTTTCTGAAGCGAGACAACCTCGCCTTTTACCGCATCACGATCGGCGAAGGCGCCAAGTTCCCTCACCTTCTGCAACGCTACATCAGCGCCGGCGCGCTAACGGTGCGTGGCGCGATATCGAGCTACCTCACAAACCGGCCTGCGAAGGACGGTCGACTGGTGTCAGCCCCGGAAGTGTCAGCTTCGTTCTTCTTGGAGCTGATCCGGTCACGCCATCATTATAGAGCCCTCGCCGATCCCGAGTATGCGCCAACTGACGACGAACTCCGCGCCCATGTGAAGGCTACGGCGCGCGTTTTGCTGAACGGGATTTTGGCCGCCTGA
- a CDS encoding glutathione peroxidase family protein, whose translation MTTAHDFTFAKLDAPGEIKLSDYAGKAILVVNVASACGFTPQYRELEALYEAKAGKGLVVLGVPCNDFGAQEPDDEHAIHEFCDNTFHVKFPMTGKVEIVNSERRHPFYGWVAQELGEGALPRWNFHKLLIGKDGELIETFNSKAAPLGPQMLEAIKSALI comes from the coding sequence ATGACCACCGCCCACGATTTTACCTTCGCCAAGCTCGACGCGCCTGGTGAGATCAAGCTGTCCGACTATGCCGGCAAGGCCATTCTAGTCGTGAATGTCGCCAGCGCCTGCGGGTTCACCCCGCAATACCGGGAGTTGGAGGCGCTCTACGAAGCGAAGGCCGGCAAGGGTCTTGTGGTGCTTGGCGTGCCCTGCAACGATTTTGGCGCGCAGGAACCTGACGACGAGCACGCCATCCACGAGTTTTGCGACAACACCTTCCACGTCAAATTTCCGATGACCGGCAAGGTCGAGATCGTCAATAGCGAGCGCAGGCACCCGTTCTACGGTTGGGTGGCGCAGGAGCTGGGCGAGGGCGCATTGCCGCGCTGGAACTTTCACAAGCTCCTCATCGGCAAGGACGGCGAGCTTATCGAGACGTTCAACTCGAAAGCCGCGCCTCTCGGGCCGCAAATGCTGGAAGCCATCAAGAGCGCGCTGATTTAG
- a CDS encoding isoleucyl-tRNA synthetase, whose product MADAPSGRDYRETLFLPDTPFSMRAGLPQKEPEQVKRWAELGLYKLLREAAAGRPKYVLHDGPPYANGAIHIGHAENKILKDLVVRTRQMSGFDSDYVPGWDCHGLPIEWKVEEDFRKAGRKKQDVPAVEFRKACREYADKWIPLQREEFKRLGIEGDWDRYYTTMSFEAEAAIANEFLRVVRTGLVYRGSKPVMWSPVERTSLAEAEVEYQEKTSPTIWVKFPVVTAHEGQTDAQNALLDAVGLGGKVESLVGASVVIWTTTPWTIPGNRAISFSPHIDYAVYVVDAVEQGGKFEPWAKPGDRLILAEKLAADAMKAALVTAYHPARTVGFDDLNGAKCAHPFHGKGYDFDVPLLAGDHVTDDAGTGFVHTAPGHGADDFIIWTKHFGQEGIPFTVDEEGRFTKEAPGFEGLEILQLEGKNLGKDGPANKAVIDALIEAGALLARGQLKHSYPHSWRSKAPLIFRNTPQWFIALDKPYAEGGGRTLREVALSEIERVDWGQKRTGEDSGYNRIKGMIKDRPDWLVSRQRAWGVPLPIFVSKADGSILMDDDVDARIIGAMKQGGADAWWATPSQTFLGAAHKAEDYEKVEDILDVWFDSGSTHAFVMGERDAPTRASFLDPKSVIYLEGSDQHRGWFHSSLLESCATRGRAPYDEVITHGFAVDEKGFKQSKSLGNVVEPQTVANQNGIEILRLLIASANYADDLRMGKTIMEQASETYRKLRNTLRYLLGALKDFDEAERLPRGDATPLLERWLLHRLTEVDAAVHKGYDTYEFRAAMSAIVEFCNVDLSAFYVDVRKDALYCDAPHSLRRRACRSALDEVFSRLTAWLAPVLPFTMEEAWLTRFPETRSVHLRQFPETPASWRDEAAAAEIETLRGVRSVVTGALEIARAEKRVGASLEAAPLVFIADEALRAYVSAVDFAELCITSSVRVEAGEGPADAFRLADTPGVAVVVEKAAGVKCARSWKYFDPATALAGFPDITPRDAEAVKAWDAAHV is encoded by the coding sequence GTGGCCGATGCGCCTTCTGGTCGCGACTATCGCGAAACCCTTTTCCTCCCTGACACCCCGTTCTCGATGCGCGCTGGTCTGCCGCAGAAGGAGCCGGAGCAGGTCAAACGCTGGGCCGAGCTAGGCCTTTACAAGCTGCTGCGCGAGGCCGCCGCTGGGCGTCCGAAATATGTGCTGCATGACGGCCCGCCCTACGCCAACGGCGCCATCCATATCGGCCACGCCGAAAACAAAATCCTGAAAGACCTCGTCGTCCGCACGCGGCAGATGTCCGGCTTCGATTCCGATTACGTGCCGGGCTGGGATTGTCACGGCCTGCCGATCGAATGGAAGGTCGAGGAAGATTTCCGCAAAGCCGGCCGCAAGAAGCAGGACGTGCCCGCGGTCGAGTTCCGCAAGGCCTGCCGCGAATACGCCGACAAATGGATCCCCCTGCAGCGCGAGGAATTCAAACGCCTCGGCATCGAAGGCGATTGGGATCGCTACTACACGACGATGAGCTTCGAAGCCGAGGCCGCGATCGCGAACGAGTTTCTGCGCGTCGTGCGCACGGGACTTGTGTATCGCGGCTCAAAGCCGGTGATGTGGAGCCCGGTGGAGCGCACGTCGCTGGCTGAGGCGGAGGTAGAGTACCAGGAGAAAACGTCGCCGACGATCTGGGTGAAGTTTCCGGTTGTTACTGCTCACGAAGGTCAGACCGATGCGCAGAACGCATTGCTCGATGCTGTCGGGCTCGGCGGCAAGGTCGAAAGTTTGGTTGGTGCCTCGGTCGTAATCTGGACCACGACGCCGTGGACGATTCCCGGTAACCGCGCGATCTCCTTTAGCCCACACATCGATTACGCGGTGTATGTCGTCGATGCCGTGGAGCAGGGTGGCAAGTTTGAGCCGTGGGCGAAGCCTGGCGATCGATTGATCCTCGCCGAGAAGCTCGCTGCTGACGCAATGAAAGCGGCGCTGGTCACGGCGTACCATCCGGCGCGAACAGTGGGTTTCGACGATCTCAACGGAGCAAAGTGCGCGCACCCGTTCCACGGCAAAGGCTACGATTTCGACGTTCCACTCCTCGCCGGTGATCACGTCACCGACGACGCCGGCACGGGCTTCGTCCACACCGCGCCCGGCCACGGCGCGGACGACTTCATCATCTGGACGAAGCATTTCGGCCAGGAAGGCATTCCGTTCACGGTCGATGAAGAGGGCCGCTTCACCAAGGAAGCGCCGGGTTTCGAGGGTCTCGAAATCCTCCAGCTCGAGGGCAAGAATCTCGGCAAGGACGGACCCGCCAACAAAGCTGTCATCGACGCGCTGATCGAAGCAGGCGCGCTGCTTGCGCGCGGACAGTTGAAGCACTCGTATCCGCACTCTTGGCGCTCGAAGGCGCCGCTCATCTTCCGCAACACGCCGCAATGGTTCATCGCGCTCGACAAGCCTTATGCCGAGGGCGGCGGGCGCACGTTGCGCGAGGTGGCGCTCTCGGAAATCGAGCGCGTCGATTGGGGGCAGAAGCGCACGGGCGAAGATAGCGGCTACAACCGCATCAAGGGCATGATCAAGGATCGCCCCGATTGGCTCGTCTCACGCCAGCGCGCGTGGGGCGTGCCGCTGCCGATCTTTGTCAGCAAGGCGGACGGTTCGATCCTGATGGACGACGACGTCGATGCACGCATCATCGGCGCGATGAAGCAAGGCGGCGCCGACGCATGGTGGGCCACGCCCTCGCAAACCTTCCTCGGCGCAGCACACAAAGCCGAAGACTACGAGAAGGTCGAGGATATCCTCGACGTATGGTTTGATTCCGGTTCGACGCACGCCTTCGTCATGGGCGAGCGCGATGCGCCCACGCGCGCCTCGTTTCTCGATCCGAAATCGGTGATCTATCTGGAAGGCTCAGACCAGCATCGCGGCTGGTTTCATTCCTCCTTGCTTGAAAGTTGCGCCACACGCGGGCGCGCGCCGTACGATGAAGTGATCACCCACGGCTTCGCCGTGGACGAGAAAGGCTTCAAGCAATCGAAATCGCTCGGCAACGTTGTCGAGCCGCAGACGGTGGCGAACCAGAACGGCATCGAAATCCTGCGCCTGCTGATCGCCAGCGCCAATTACGCCGACGATCTGCGGATGGGCAAAACCATCATGGAGCAGGCGAGCGAAACCTACCGCAAGCTGCGCAACACGTTGCGCTACCTGCTCGGTGCGCTGAAGGATTTCGATGAAGCGGAACGGCTGCCGCGCGGCGACGCCACGCCGCTGCTTGAACGCTGGCTGCTGCATCGCCTCACCGAAGTCGATGCCGCCGTGCACAAAGGTTATGACACCTACGAATTCCGCGCGGCGATGAGCGCCATCGTGGAATTCTGCAACGTCGATCTGTCGGCCTTCTACGTCGACGTCCGCAAGGACGCGCTCTATTGCGACGCGCCGCACAGCTTGCGCCGCCGCGCCTGCCGGAGCGCGCTTGACGAAGTGTTTTCGCGCCTCACCGCGTGGCTCGCGCCGGTGCTGCCGTTCACGATGGAAGAAGCGTGGCTCACGCGCTTCCCCGAAACGCGCTCTGTCCATTTGCGCCAATTCCCGGAAACGCCGGCAAGCTGGCGCGATGAAGCTGCCGCTGCCGAGATCGAGACCTTGCGCGGCGTGCGCTCCGTCGTCACCGGCGCGCTCGAAATCGCGCGTGCTGAAAAGCGCGTGGGCGCGTCGCTCGAAGCGGCGCCGCTTGTGTTCATCGCGGACGAGGCGTTGCGCGCGTACGTGAGCGCGGTCGATTTCGCTGAGCTCTGCATCACATCGAGCGTGCGCGTCGAAGCAGGCGAGGGTCCGGCCGACGCTTTCCGTTTGGCGGATACCCCGGGTGTGGCGGTCGTGGTTGAGAAAGCCGCTGGCGTGAAATGCGCACGCTCGTGGAAATACTTCGATCCCGCCACCGCGCTGGCCGGCTTCCCCGACATCACCCCGCGCGACGCCGAGGCCGTCAAAGCCTGGGACGCCGCCCATGTCTGA
- a CDS encoding lipoprotein signal peptidase, giving the protein MLRYGLLLAALVFVADQISKYVILEIADFSPAGCLAAGLGCGFIEVSPIFDLHMVWNRGVSFGMLRADDDGLARWGLVLLSFVISGVFLMWLRSASRKLTATALGLVIGGALGNVIDRIRFGAVADFLDFNGLWFPWVFNVADAAISVGAGLLLLDFLLNGEDKPQPATKPATPQNGQDAG; this is encoded by the coding sequence ATGCTCAGATACGGCCTTCTCCTCGCGGCGCTCGTGTTCGTCGCCGACCAGATCAGCAAATATGTGATCCTGGAGATCGCGGACTTCAGCCCTGCGGGCTGTCTGGCGGCCGGGCTTGGCTGCGGCTTTATCGAGGTATCGCCGATCTTTGACCTGCACATGGTCTGGAATCGCGGCGTCAGCTTCGGGATGCTGCGGGCCGATGATGACGGCTTGGCGCGCTGGGGGCTTGTGCTGCTCTCGTTCGTCATTTCGGGTGTGTTCTTGATGTGGCTGCGGAGTGCATCCCGCAAGCTTACGGCGACCGCCCTAGGCCTGGTGATCGGTGGCGCGCTGGGCAACGTGATTGACCGCATCCGCTTTGGCGCGGTGGCGGACTTCCTTGATTTCAACGGCTTGTGGTTCCCTTGGGTGTTCAACGTGGCCGACGCCGCGATCAGCGTCGGGGCCGGCCTATTGCTGTTGGACTTTCTCCTGAACGGGGAGGACAAGCCCCAACCCGCCACCAAGCCCGCCACGCCCCAGAACGGCCAAGATGCAGGCTGA